The Fervidicoccus fontis Kam940 DNA window GAACGGAAACCCAAGCATAATGAGGATTTATGACGTATCCGATTATTTGATCAAAAATGCGGTACTTCACGCTTATACCCTCTTCATAAAGGGGGTGACCCTTGCGAGGGAAGCGAACAGACCATCATCTCCTGGATATGTGGATGATGCAATAATAGAAGGCAGCCTCCCTCCTGACGAAGAGCATAGAAACTTGACTTTTGCGCTGATAAAGATGTTTGGAAGCAGCATTATTCCCAATGCTGAAAGCAGCAACGTCTTGAAAATTCAAATCAAGGGATATCCGAATTCGGGGTGGATGTTAAATTTTAAAAAATCTGGCAGCAATGAATATGTTGGTCCAAGAATTTTTATAGGAAAGGTTAAAAAAGTAGGAGAATATATGAGCGTCAGTGAAAGTGAAAGCGATGGAAAAGAAGGAGGAAATTGAGAAGATATCTTTTAGTTTAGAAATTCACCATGAAAACGAGAAACTCCTCAAAGCCTACTTCGAATCTCTCAAGCCGGAAGCAGATTCTCTTGTAAACCAGAAAAAAGGGAAGGTATTTGTGGAATATAATGCGGAAGAAAAGAAGCTCATTCTTAAAATGGAAACGGAAACAATAAGTGACTTTAAAGCTCTCATGAACTCGTATCTTTATCTGATAAAAGCTATTAATGATTCCTTGAATTCTGCAACCTCCTCTATGCAATAAGGTGTGATCTTTCATTTCTGGCCTCCTTTCCTCAGAATGGCAGGGATGTTCCTGCATCTATTCGCGATCGGATCTTTCATCTTAATGAAGGCAAGAGCGATCAGAGATTCTTTCTTGACCATAGAATGAACTCTATTGTTTTGTCTCAAAACTAACCCATATTCCAAAAGCTATGGTTTAAAATTCATCAATGCACGAAGAGAAACATCAGAGCTTGAATGAGAAGTAACACCTTAAAGATACTAAACTTCATTTTCATCTTAAAAAGGCATGCTTTCGATTGATGTAAAAGCGAACTGTTAAAAACCATAAGAATTTATTAAGCAAAAATTTCAATCTTCTATAATAGTTATTTATTTGGAGTTGATAATGTATGGCAGAGAAAGTTCCGCCCGAGATAGAACAGGTTGCTCAACAGCTCGATGAGCTTCAAGAAAAGTACAATAATTTGTTGAACCAGAGATTAATAGTAGAAAGCGAGTTGAAAGAAATAAATAAACTGCTTGAGACTCTCAATAATATTCCGCCTGAGACAAAAATCTATAGAAGCGTAGGGAACATCTTCTTTGCTGAGGATAGGGATAAGCTGGTCAAAGAACTTACTGAAAAGAAGGAGACTGACGAGCTTATATATGAGAGATTTAAAAAAGATGAAGAAGATCTCAAGAAGCAGATTTCAACCCTTCAGGAAAAATTGAGAGGATTGCTGTCTAAATATTATCAGAAAGTTTCAACACCTGTAACAAAAACTGGCAGTGGTGCATCTTAACGGAAGAAGGTAAAAGAGACAAGAAGGTCTCTATCGAAGATATGGAAAAGATACTGGTTGAATCGGTAAGCAGTGTAGAGGATAATATAAGGAAGAGCAAAAGCGATACATCTTTTTTATCTGTGGAGCTCAACCTCGATGAAAAGGAGGAAGTTTTAAAAGCATCATTTGATGTTGAGGTTATAAGCGCAGTGAGAACTCCGTTTGGTCCGGAGGATAAGGCAGGAAGAATTGCAGATGGGCTAAAAAGAAGCTTGGAGGAAAAAATAAGTGAACTACGCTTTAAAAGAACTGATAAAAAGGGCAGTAGAGAGAAAGAAGGAAATAGTGATAGTAACTCATAAGCAAGCAGATGTAGACGCATTTTCCTCAGCTTTAGCTTTAAAGCGCCTTATTGTTAGAGAGTTTGGATCTCAAAGTGGTGAAATTAAAGTAGTTTTCCCAGAATCTATTTCTTCAGAAGCTGAAAGGCTGGAAAAAGTTCTTTTAAGTAAACAAGAAAACTTTGAGTATCTTAATGAAATCAACGAAGTAAATGGAGAGACGATTATAATACTCGATACCGCATCAGAAAGCCAGCTGCCTAATTTTCAAGAAATACTTAAAGGATATACTTTCCTAATAGATCATCATTACTATAATAGCATAAAAAAATTTGTATCGGAATATTACATCGACAGAACTGCTTACTCCACTTCCGAGCTCATAGCATCTATATTTCCTGAAGGTCTTCTAGATGAAGCAACATCATGCCTATTGCTTGCCGGGATTGTTTTCGATACAAATCGCTTCAAAAGGTCGAGCGAATCAACATTCATATGCGCTTCAAAGCTTTCAAGCAGGTGCAACTATAACAAGTTAATTTCTGAAATCGAAACAAGAGAAGAGGACGTTTCAAAGAGGATGGCAAAGCTTAAAGCACTTCAGAGGCTGTCGCTGCTGAGGAAAGGGGAGCTGATTATAGCTATGACTCATGTGAGCTCTTTTGAAAGCGATGTGGCGTCTTCAATTTTAAGAGAAGGAGCCGACATCTCTCTCGTGATTTCTGATAAGGATTTTGGGCTGAGAATTGTTCTCAGATCAAAGAGCGAGGTGGAAGACGAGGTTTTGAGAAAGATCAGAGAAGTTGTTGAGAGGCTTGCTGAAGGTAAATTTGGAGGGCACAGGGAGTCCATGGTGTTAGAAAGCAATATTAGGATAGAGAAGAGAGAGATAGAATCGCTGATGAAAAAAATCAAAGAAGAGCTTCAGCCTTCGTTGGGAGCGGAATAGCTTAGCTCCTAGTTTAAAATTTAAAGCGAATATACTAAAAAACATGCTTAAAAACCCGTTTTTTGATATATTTTCTAAAGAAATTTTTAAATCATTTAAAAAGGAAACATTATTTAATCTTTTTCAGGTTAAATTTGAATGTTGTTTTAATACAAAGTTAGAGAGGTTCGGAAAATTCGATAAAATACAGGAGTTGATAAAGAATGGTAAAATACAAAATGGTTCCTGAAATTTTAAAAATGATGGGTAACCTCGATCAAGTGAGGAATATCGGTATTATCGCCCATGTCGACCATGGAAAGACGACGACATCTGATACATTACTTGCAGCAGCAGGAATCATTTCACAAAAAGTAGCTGGAGAGGCACTGGCTACTGATTATCTTGAAGTAGAGCAGAAGAGGGGTATAACAGTAAAAGCGGCAAACGTCAGCCTTTATCACGAGGTAGACGGAAAGTCATATGTGATCAACTTAATTGACACTCCAGGGCATGTAGACTTTACTGGAAAGGTTACAAGAAGCCTCAGAGTTTTGGATGGTGCTATAGTAGTCGTCGATGCTGTTGAAGGAATAATGACTCAGACCGAAACCGTTCTGAGGCAGGCATTAGAAGAGAGGGTAAGGCCCCTGCTTTTCATCAATAAAGTTGACAGACTTATAAAAGAGCTCAAGTACACACCGCAACAAATGCAACAGAGATTTGTTGAGATAATAAAGGACATCAATAAGCTTATTATGAATCAGGCTGAACCTGAATTTAGAGACAAATGGCTTCTCGACCCAGCGAAGGGACAGGTTGCTTTTGGATCGGCAAAGGAAAAGTGGGGCTTTACAATCCCAGTATCCGCGAAGAAAGGGATTAACCTTTCGCATGTGATTGACGCTTATAATAAGGGGAAAGAGGCTATAGAAGAGCTCGCAAAAGAGGTTCCAATTGCGAATTCGCTTCTCGATATGGTCATTAAGTATGTTCCCAACCCGAGGGAAGCGCAGAAATATAGGATTCCAAAGATATGGAAAGGCGATATAAATTCAACAATCGGAAAGGCCATGCTCGAAGCTGATCCCAACGGTCCTGCAGTTATGCTGATCAATGACATGAGAGTTGATCCACATGCTGGATTGGTAGCGACAGGAAGATTATTCTCTGGATACCTCGAGAGCGGAAAGGAAGTTTGGCTCGTCAACAGCAAGGTCCCTCAGAAGATTCTTCAGGTCAGCTTGTATATGGGACCAACCAGAGAGGTTGCGGATAGAGTTGTAGCCGGAAACATCCTCGCGGTGTTAGGGCTTGATAAGGCTAGAGCGGGAGAGACGGTAGTAGATGTTGCCTATAAAGATGAAATGGCTCCCTTCGAAAGGCTTCACTATGTCAGCGAGCCAGTAGTAACTGTTGCAGTTGAGCCCAAAAATACTAAGGATCTTCCTAAGCTGATAGAATCTCTATATAGGCTTAGCATCGAAGACCCCAATTTAGTTGTTAAGATAAATGAAGAGACTGGAGAGTATCTACTTTCAGGGATGGGGCCGCTTCACTTGGAAATAGCTATGACATTCTTAAAGGACAACTACGGAGTTGAGGTCACAACTTCTCCTCCAGTAATTGTATATAGAGAAAGCATCAGGACAACGAGCGACGTCTTTGAGGGGAAGAGCCCCAACAAGCACAACAAGTTCTACATAAGTGTTGAGCCGCTTAATGAGGAGACGATTAAGTTAATCCAAGAGGGTCAAGTATTCAATGATCAAGATTTCAGAGACCGAGCAAAAATATTGAGGGATAAGGCTGGCTGGGACTACGATGAAGCCAGAAAGATATGGCTTGTGGAGGACAACATCAATATATTCGTAGACAAAACATCAGGCCTGCAGTACTTAAGGGAAGTGAAGGACACTATACTCCAAGCCTTTAGGCTTGCAATGAAGGAGGGTCCGCTGGCTAACGAGCCTGTTAGAGGAGTTAAGGTCGTATTGCACGATGCAGTCATTCATGAAGACCCAGCTCACAGAGGACCCGCTCAGATATATCCAGCTGTGAGAAATGCCATATTTGCAGGCATGCTATCCGCTAAGCCGACACTGCTGGAGCCTATTCAGAAGCTAGACATAAGGCTTCCCATGGATTACTTAAGCGGTGTTACCGCCATAATAACTAAAAAGAGGGGCAAAATACTCACGGTAGCTGAAGCGGGAGACCTTACCAGAGTTATCGCAGAGATCCCAGTTGCCGAGTCCTTCGATTTGGCTAGTGAACTTAGAAGCGTAACAGCAGGTAAGGCGTTCTGGGGATTGGAGTTCAGCAGGTGGTCTCCAGTTCCTGATTCATTGCTGATGGATGTTGTAAAGAAGATAAGAGAGAGAAAGGGATTGCCGTTAGAGCCTCCAAAAGTATCAGACTTTCTATCTCCATAACGCTTTTTAAATAAAATTTTAATATTTTATAAAAAATCTTTTTTATAAAAAATTTAAAAAAATTTTTGAATTTTTTAACTTTATAAAAATTTAAATATCTCAAATCATTTTCTTATATAAATTGGTGTTTATCAGGTGACAATTACCGCAATATTTTCATATGGAGTTGTTCCTGCTTTATTGTTATTCTTCCTTTTAGCGGTCATCTCTCTTCTATACTTCGTCCTCAGAAAGGAAGAAAAAACCATAACTGGACTGAAAGACGAGCGGTATGAGGCAGGGAATCCGCCGAAATATAAGGCGAGGGTAAGAGTAGGGTTTCAATATTTGGGATTCTTTATCCTGTTTGCTAGCTTTGAGTCTGTAGTTGTAACGTTTCTTCTTCTTTCTCTTTCCAGCGGTGCTTATATAAATAAACTTGCTGAATTTTTCTTATCAATAGTCCTTGTTTCTGTGCCAATCCTCCTCTACGGCATAAAGGAGGCAGAAAAAGTCGAAAATTGGGTATGGGATGAGGAATAATGGAAATTGCAATCGAAATTGCTAATAGCATATCTAATAAGATAATGCGCTTTACAATTAAACTTGTTAAGAGAATTCTGAAGCCCTTTTCAGGAATGATCGACTGGGCAAACTCCTACAGCCTTTGGCCTGTACACTTTACAACCTCTTGCTGCGGTTGCGAGTTCGCTGCAACTTACGATCCCAGATTTGACAGCGAGAGGTACGGGAGCCTTCCATTTACGCATGTAAGAGATACAAACACGATTATTATAGAAGGTACTATCAGCAAGAAAATGGCAAAGGCGCTTAAAGTCGTTTACGATCAGATGCCCTCTCCTAAGTATGTAATAGCTATGGGTGCTTGTGCAATCGATGGCGGGATTTTTTATAACAGCTACAATGTGGTGAAGCCTAGAGACTTCCTTCCAGTGGAAGTTTACATTCCTGGATGTCCTCCAAGGCCTGAGGCAGTTGAAAATGCAATATTGACAATGCAGAGAAGGATAAGGGAGCTTAGGATCGCTTCGAAAAAAGTAACTGAATAGGTGGCGAGGAAAATTGAGCGCGAGTCAGAGCGCAATTTATGTCTCAAAAGAGGAGCTCTTGAAAAAAGCGGAAGAGCTTTATAAATCAGGGTACGATCACGTAATATCTATATCCGCAGTCGACTACCCCGAGAGGAACGAAATTGAACTTGTTGTGCACGTCTCAAGCTATACTCGTAAAGATATATCTCCTAAGATCCTTGAAATAAGAACGAAGCTCGACAGGAGCAGTCCAAGAGTTAACAGCCTAACTAAGGTCTGGAGATCTGCAGAGTTTCAGGAGAGAGAGGCACATGAAATGTTCGGGATATTCTTCGAGGGGCACAGCGACCTTAAGTACCTCCTACTCGATCCTGAGGAATTCAGATTTAAATATCCTCTGAGGAAGGACTTCAAAGTTATAGTTGAGGATATAATGTTGAAGAAATGAGAGGTGCTTGAATTGCAAATTGAAAACATACAAAATCAGTTCATTTCCACGAGGAAAATAGACGATAATACAATGGTATTGTTCATTGGACCGCAGCACCCAAGTAGCGGACACATGAGGTTCATTGTCAAGGTTGATGGAGATATAGTGACTGAAGTAGACCCTGATATAGGGTATGTCCACAGAACTATGGAAAAGCTCAGCGAAACTAAAGAGTGGGTGAAAGACACCGTATTATTTGAAAGGCTTGCGATTCTAGATGCGGGGAATATTTCGTTAGGATATGTTTTAGCTCTAGAAAAGCTCTTAGGAATAGATGTTCCTCCTAGGGCTCTATATTTGAGAACGATTCTATCTGAGATAAACAGAATTGCCAGCCACCTTTATGGAATGGGAATTCTGGCGATCATGTTAGGTAGCTCAACAGGATATATGTGGTTTTTCGGAGATAGAGAGGTTCCAATCGAGCTTGCAGAAAGGATGAGCGGTGCAAGACTCACGCACTCCTACCACATTCCTGGAGGAGTGAGAAGAGATGTTCCGAAGGACTTTTTCGATGAACTTGAAAGAGGTATATCATACATAGAAAGAAGACTGAAAGAATATGAAATCATGTTTGTTAACAACCCGGTCATAAGGAGCAGGCTGGAGAACGTGGGTGTTATGTCTAAGGAAATGGCAGTCAGCCTTGGAGTAGTTGGTCCAAACCTAAGAGCAAGCGGAGTGTCCTATGATGTGAGGGTGGAGGAGCCGTACAATGCATATACGGAAATAGACTTTGAGGTCCCCATATATAAAGAGGGAGATTGTCTAGCTAGAGTTATGCAGAGAGTAGATGAAATCAGGCAGAGCATTTCTATGCTAAGGCAGCTTTCAAAGAAGATACCCGATGGACCCATATTCAATGAGAAATATATGAAACAGTTCACAAAGATAATGAAAGATATATATGATGCGGAAAAGAGGGTGAAGTTACCAGCTTCATTCTTGAACCTTAAGCCGCAGAAAGGCACCGCATATTCAAGAATTGAAGCTTCTAGAGGAGAGCTTTTCTACTATATAGAAAGTTCTGGAGATCTTAAGCCCTATAGAGTAAGGGTT harbors:
- a CDS encoding Brix domain-containing protein; translation: MVNKVIFSTSREPSLRVRSFLKDIISLAPWLVKVNRGKLTFKDLVDITISEKSTTFVIIGEKNGNPSIMRIYDVSDYLIKNAVLHAYTLFIKGVTLAREANRPSSPGYVDDAIIEGSLPPDEEHRNLTFALIKMFGSSIIPNAESSNVLKIQIKGYPNSGWMLNFKKSGSNEYVGPRIFIGKVKKVGEYMSVSESESDGKEGGN
- a CDS encoding KEOPS complex subunit Pcc1; protein product: MEKKEEIEKISFSLEIHHENEKLLKAYFESLKPEADSLVNQKKGKVFVEYNAEEKKLILKMETETISDFKALMNSYLYLIKAINDSLNSATSSMQ
- a CDS encoding prefoldin subunit beta; this encodes MAEKVPPEIEQVAQQLDELQEKYNNLLNQRLIVESELKEINKLLETLNNIPPETKIYRSVGNIFFAEDRDKLVKELTEKKETDELIYERFKKDEEDLKKQISTLQEKLRGLLSKYYQKVSTPVTKTGSGAS
- a CDS encoding DHH family phosphoesterase, which translates into the protein MNYALKELIKRAVERKKEIVIVTHKQADVDAFSSALALKRLIVREFGSQSGEIKVVFPESISSEAERLEKVLLSKQENFEYLNEINEVNGETIIILDTASESQLPNFQEILKGYTFLIDHHYYNSIKKFVSEYYIDRTAYSTSELIASIFPEGLLDEATSCLLLAGIVFDTNRFKRSSESTFICASKLSSRCNYNKLISEIETREEDVSKRMAKLKALQRLSLLRKGELIIAMTHVSSFESDVASSILREGADISLVISDKDFGLRIVLRSKSEVEDEVLRKIREVVERLAEGKFGGHRESMVLESNIRIEKREIESLMKKIKEELQPSLGAE
- a CDS encoding elongation factor EF-2 — protein: MVKYKMVPEILKMMGNLDQVRNIGIIAHVDHGKTTTSDTLLAAAGIISQKVAGEALATDYLEVEQKRGITVKAANVSLYHEVDGKSYVINLIDTPGHVDFTGKVTRSLRVLDGAIVVVDAVEGIMTQTETVLRQALEERVRPLLFINKVDRLIKELKYTPQQMQQRFVEIIKDINKLIMNQAEPEFRDKWLLDPAKGQVAFGSAKEKWGFTIPVSAKKGINLSHVIDAYNKGKEAIEELAKEVPIANSLLDMVIKYVPNPREAQKYRIPKIWKGDINSTIGKAMLEADPNGPAVMLINDMRVDPHAGLVATGRLFSGYLESGKEVWLVNSKVPQKILQVSLYMGPTREVADRVVAGNILAVLGLDKARAGETVVDVAYKDEMAPFERLHYVSEPVVTVAVEPKNTKDLPKLIESLYRLSIEDPNLVVKINEETGEYLLSGMGPLHLEIAMTFLKDNYGVEVTTSPPVIVYRESIRTTSDVFEGKSPNKHNKFYISVEPLNEETIKLIQEGQVFNDQDFRDRAKILRDKAGWDYDEARKIWLVEDNINIFVDKTSGLQYLREVKDTILQAFRLAMKEGPLANEPVRGVKVVLHDAVIHEDPAHRGPAQIYPAVRNAIFAGMLSAKPTLLEPIQKLDIRLPMDYLSGVTAIITKKRGKILTVAEAGDLTRVIAEIPVAESFDLASELRSVTAGKAFWGLEFSRWSPVPDSLLMDVVKKIRERKGLPLEPPKVSDFLSP
- the ndhC gene encoding NADH-quinone oxidoreductase subunit A, which gives rise to MTITAIFSYGVVPALLLFFLLAVISLLYFVLRKEEKTITGLKDERYEAGNPPKYKARVRVGFQYLGFFILFASFESVVVTFLLLSLSSGAYINKLAEFFLSIVLVSVPILLYGIKEAEKVENWVWDEE
- a CDS encoding NADH-quinone oxidoreductase subunit B — encoded protein: MEIAIEIANSISNKIMRFTIKLVKRILKPFSGMIDWANSYSLWPVHFTTSCCGCEFAATYDPRFDSERYGSLPFTHVRDTNTIIIEGTISKKMAKALKVVYDQMPSPKYVIAMGACAIDGGIFYNSYNVVKPRDFLPVEVYIPGCPPRPEAVENAILTMQRRIRELRIASKKVTE
- a CDS encoding NADH-quinone oxidoreductase subunit C; this translates as MSASQSAIYVSKEELLKKAEELYKSGYDHVISISAVDYPERNEIELVVHVSSYTRKDISPKILEIRTKLDRSSPRVNSLTKVWRSAEFQEREAHEMFGIFFEGHSDLKYLLLDPEEFRFKYPLRKDFKVIVEDIMLKK
- a CDS encoding NADH-quinone oxidoreductase subunit D, yielding MLELQIENIQNQFISTRKIDDNTMVLFIGPQHPSSGHMRFIVKVDGDIVTEVDPDIGYVHRTMEKLSETKEWVKDTVLFERLAILDAGNISLGYVLALEKLLGIDVPPRALYLRTILSEINRIASHLYGMGILAIMLGSSTGYMWFFGDREVPIELAERMSGARLTHSYHIPGGVRRDVPKDFFDELERGISYIERRLKEYEIMFVNNPVIRSRLENVGVMSKEMAVSLGVVGPNLRASGVSYDVRVEEPYNAYTEIDFEVPIYKEGDCLARVMQRVDEIRQSISMLRQLSKKIPDGPIFNEKYMKQFTKIMKDIYDAEKRVKLPASFLNLKPQKGTAYSRIEASRGELFYYIESSGDLKPYRVRVVTPSFRNSIILKYLPVGYRLADLVAIYGSIDYFPPEADR